AGCATCTGTGTAAAGGTTTCGACCGATCTTTTCTGTGTCTTTATCATAAATCACCAGACCGTCGGGTTGGGCAACCCATAAGGTATAGCCGTATTCATTTCTGAGATATTCATCGCGTCCCGAGAAAAGCGACCATGTATTGATCCCGACCCGAAGTGTTCCGTTATAGTTTCCTTTTGCATCGTACACCGGAGAGGTGATGGTTACTCCGTTATCCTCAAAGAGTAAGCGTGAATATCCGGATACGATACACGCGGGTCCGGCAGCTTTGAGTTCCTCTTCGGTATAATGATTCGTTGCCTTGCCGACACCGATCTCCATGGTTTTCCCCAGATCTTCGGTTGAGGCAATGAGCGTATCATTCATATCGAACAGTCCTGCTTCGAACGAAAACGGGATGTCCCGTCTTAGTTTGAGCAGGGCAAGTTCAACGGCAGGAATACCCTCGACGGCTGCAAGATATCTCATGGTTCGAACCTGCTTAATGAGCTCGTTTCGCATCTTCCAGTCGACATAGGTCGTATGGGAAAACGGAGCATTATGTTCATACAGCCCCGCGCCAAGATACCATTCGTTGTCTACCGGGATCACGTAGGAGAGCTTTAATTCGGTAGAGTAACCCACGCTTGGATTTGGATACAGATAGAGAACATACCCGCCGCCCTGTTCTGCCCGTGCGATCACTCGCTGTACATATTTTACGCCGGCCGGATCCTCTGCAAACCAGGCATTTGCTCCAATAAGCCCCGGCTGATATGGTACCGACAACACGGTCCCGTCCATACCTCCTGCAAATATGTAGAGTTCACCATCGATGAATGGCCCTTTGGGGTCATTGAATGCAGCAAGCGCCGCGGTTTTTCCCTCTTTCTGAGCGTAGAGGTAGGCATTAGTAACGAAGGCTTTCAGCTCTTCCGGGGTAATGGTTTGTTCAGCGATTTCATGGGGTATTGGTGTATTGTCGGTGAGCACGATGCGCCAGGTCTGTCCGTATCCGGGTTCGAGCGTATTCCAGACGACGTTCGTCTGGGAGATGTTGTGCCAGGCTGCCGAATAGAAAATGTAGGAGGTGTGTCCTGATTCGTTTGCAAGAATATCTTTGGCAGCTGAAGTGAATGACGGTGTGTACGCCGATGAAGGGTTCGTGAGGTCGGATCCGATATCGGTCATTTCTTCGTTATAGAGCATGACACCGTTTTCCTGAGCGGCCCAGACGGTATATCCGTATTTCTCCCTCAGTTCGTCCGCCGGCCCGGAGAAGAGGGATTCTATATTTAGAGATACCTGCAGGGTGCCATCATAATTTCCCTCTGCATCATAGACTGGTGCAATAACTTTTACTCCCCTTTCTCCGTTTTGGAATGTGACAAAGTTGGATACTACACAGGCAGAACCGGCGGCTCTGAGATCGTCTTCAGTGTAAGGCGTGGTTACGATCTCCTCCCCAACCAGCTGCTGGCTATTCTGTTCTCCAGTAATGGCTGTAAGAATGTTGTCCTTGTCCACACGCCCTGCTTCGTATGAGAGGGGTATCTCGCTTTTGAGTTTCAGTAAAGCGAGATCGATCTCCGGACCGTCTTTTGGCATGCCGTCCAGTTCTCTCGCCGCATTCCACACCGCTGCAGTCGTCTCCTTCATCTGCTCATCGATGCTCTGCATATAGGGGTAGAGGGCGGCGTCCATCTCAGCATAATATTCCTCGGAGACCGGCTGAAGCGTCGGAGTGTTCTGAGGTATAATGCAGCCGGATGCCGATATCAAAAGAAGAACTATCAGTATGAAGAGAATCTTTGAAAAAGCACGGTGTATCATGATTGGACTCCTTAGTGAACAATAGGAAAGGGAAAGTTCTTATATCTTTTTATCGTGGGAATTACTTTCAGTTTTTTCTCATTCGAGAATCATAAAACTTGCAAAGCAGGCATCATTGCCCGCCGGTGACCATCATGAGATGGAAAAAATCCATCGACCTACCACACCAAGAATCATTTTTGCAGACATTTTGCATGGGAGAGGTACGCTCAACTATTCTCCTCCACCTTTTTCCTCCTCATCACTCGCCTCAATGCCCCGGATTTTTTCCGCATCTCCACTTGAAAACCACCATTTCGATTCCAAAAATCACCGTCTGCCAAGCAAAAACACCCCTCTTTTGACCAGCAAAAAACCATCACCCAACAAAAAATACGCCGAATCCTGCCGATTTGGCCGGCAAAACCCAAAAACTATATAAAGATATGCCCAGGCGCCTGAAAAAAACGATACCCCCGGAAAAACTACCTACCTACGTATGTAGCTACAGCGGAAGAAAAAACTCTCATCAATCACTTTTTTTTAGGCGCCTAGTCTCTTTTATTATTATTTTATGTACATTGCAGAAGAGAGAGAGAGAGAGAGAAGAATCAAAATAAAAATTACTACTATATAAATTAGTAATGCAGTAGGGCGGAAATATTTCTGGGGGTATCATTTTTTTCAGGCGCCTCCCTATTAATTTATATACTATGACCCAACCAAATCGAAAATACGTCGAATCCTGTCGATTTCGATTTTTACCCACGAAAAATCATCATTAAAAAATGGTCAAAATTGATCGGCGGGAGGTGGTTTTGGAATCGAAACGGCAATTTGCGAGTGGAAGCGGGGACCTTTAGGTCCCTCAGCTGAGCAAATCTTTGATTTGCGAAAAATGATCGAAAATTGATCACGGGAGAGGGGGTCTCAAAAACGATATCGGAAACCTTCAATCCAATTCGGGAAGGGTAGGCTGGGTGTGGAACTCGACCGCCCTCAGCTGAGCTAGTTGACAGACTTGCTATCGGCGGCCCTCACACGAAATTCACGAAAAAAACGCAAATCAAAGCTTTGCTCCGCTGAGGTCGGCCGCGTTCCGCGTCCAACACGCTCACGAAAACACGAAAAAGAAAGATTCGGTTGGGCGTGATAGATGTAGTACCCTCCCCTGGCCCCCAACACCGAATCGCACGAAAAGCAACTTAATTCACGAAAAGGGGGACAGGGGGTGGAAAAACGGGAGATTGTTTTTTATGCGGGGGGCTGGGCCGCGACTCCGGCGTTGAGGCGGGGTGGCGAACAAGCGAGGGTCGAAGACCCGAGTCGGAGAGCAAATCCCTGATTTGCGAACGCGTTAATTCGCGGAGGGGTGCAAACCTTTGGTTTGCGTGCCGCCTCAAACAGACTCTGTCTGTTTGGGCTTATTCGCGGTTACATAAATTCAGGTTTCCACACCCAGCCGTATCCTTCCCAAATTGGATTGAGAGCACACCGCGTAACTCCTATTTAAAAAAATATGACACACCCCTTCAATCCTCCAGGATCATATAACTGGCAAAGTAGGTATCATTCCCCACTGGTTCGACGTAATCCAGAACATACACTTCCCTTTGATAATTCTGATCCCAAGTGAGCATATACATCAGACCTCCGCCGGACTTACCGAGAGATATCCCCTCCCGGACAAACGACATGCCGTATGAGTTGATTAAACCTAACTGATTTGTTCCAACAAGCGATTTGTCGCTGGAAAAAGCAAGAATTGTGCCGTTTCCCGTGACCGCAAATGGATAGAAACCTTCTCGTTGGAATGAACTGTTTGGATCCATCATCATGTCGGTAACGGCGGGGATGCCTTTGACTGCTGCAAGATAATGCATGGTCCTTACCTGGCTGATCAATTCATTTCGTTTCTGCCAGTCGATACTGACGGTATGAGAAAATGCGGCATGATGTTCATACATTCCTGCTCCGAGGAACCACTCATTGTTAATGGGCAGTACATAGGACAGTTTTAATTCTGTTATGTAATTCTGGTTTGGATTTGGATACAGATAAAATACATATCCGCCTCCCTGTTGTGCCCGGGCGATCATTCTCTGTACATATTTCACTCCGGTCGAATCTTCTGCTGACCAGGAATCCTTCCCGACAAGGGCCGGCTGATACGGGTGTGACAATATCGTGCCGTTCATATCTGCGGCGAATATATACATCTCGCCGTCAATGAACTCCCCTTTTGGATCATTGAATGCTGCAAGTGCCTTCTCTTCTCCCTCTTTATTGGCATAAATGAAGGCATTCACTACAAAGGTTTCTATCTCTTCCTGGGTGGTTGTGGTCCCTTCTATTTCACCAGGTTTTGGGAAATTGTCGACAAGCACGACCCGCCATGTTTGTCCATATCCGGGTTCTACTGTATTCCATACGGCGTTCCTCTGAGAAGTATTGTTCAATTCGGCTGAATAATAAATGTAGGATACGTGCCCTGACTCGTTTGTGAGGATCTCTGCGGCTGCTTTGGTGAATGAAGGTGTAAGCCCTAGCGGCGGGTTCGTGAGATCAACCCCGATTTGCCGCGTATCCTCATCATAGATCACGCTCCCGTCGTCCTGAGCGAC
The sequence above is a segment of the uncultured Methanocorpusculum sp. genome. Coding sequences within it:
- a CDS encoding cache domain-containing protein; translation: MIHRAFSKILFILIVLLLISASGCIIPQNTPTLQPVSEEYYAEMDAALYPYMQSIDEQMKETTAAVWNAARELDGMPKDGPEIDLALLKLKSEIPLSYEAGRVDKDNILTAITGEQNSQQLVGEEIVTTPYTEDDLRAAGSACVVSNFVTFQNGERGVKVIAPVYDAEGNYDGTLQVSLNIESLFSGPADELREKYGYTVWAAQENGVMLYNEEMTDIGSDLTNPSSAYTPSFTSAAKDILANESGHTSYIFYSAAWHNISQTNVVWNTLEPGYGQTWRIVLTDNTPIPHEIAEQTITPEELKAFVTNAYLYAQKEGKTAALAAFNDPKGPFIDGELYIFAGGMDGTVLSVPYQPGLIGANAWFAEDPAGVKYVQRVIARAEQGGGYVLYLYPNPSVGYSTELKLSYVIPVDNEWYLGAGLYEHNAPFSHTTYVDWKMRNELIKQVRTMRYLAAVEGIPAVELALLKLRRDIPFSFEAGLFDMNDTLIASTEDLGKTMEIGVGKATNHYTEEELKAAGPACIVSGYSRLLFEDNGVTITSPVYDAKGNYNGTLRVGINTWSLFSGRDEYLRNEYGYTLWVAQPDGLVIYDKDTEKIGRNLYTDALYQTSSLQDAVKTICEDQSGNASYFFYDSTRVNLSQTNVVWDTVFPGYGMEWRLVLADYVPEKTTTETTETPTMEELKSFVERAYVYTQTHTKEEALSAFNDQNGEFVDGELYIFAYGMDGETLSLPFQPGLIGVNRWIREDPNGIKILQRMAARAQQGGGYVYYMGPNPDHDYAQEFKLSYVMPVDETWLIGAGIYVQDNPLSQNQYISWTKHDDLTYQVRNMQYLAKTEGVSSVIEMIKDPDSELQIEGLYPFAVTENGTDLADALNPEMAGTNQLGMTNSLGMSITREVISLTQAGGGWMYCLWSIPPTNEEEYVLIYVEPLDASVYVGSLIILE
- a CDS encoding cache domain-containing protein; protein product: MKRHAFSKILFILIVLLFISASGCITPEQETPELQPVSEEYYAEMDDVLDPYIQTIDDQMKQITALVWNAARELDGVPADDPSVYLTIMKLKSEIPLSYDVERIDKDNVLTMITGESDKLSLIGVEIITNQYAEEVFKAAGSQCIISKYTAFQNGESGIKVSAPIYDAEGNFDGTLQVIMDSGYLFSGPAERLRTEYGYTVWVAQDDGSVIYDEDTRQIGVDLTNPPLGLTPSFTKAAAEILTNESGHVSYIYYSAELNNTSQRNAVWNTVEPGYGQTWRVVLVDNFPKPGEIEGTTTTQEEIETFVVNAFIYANKEGEEKALAAFNDPKGEFIDGEMYIFAADMNGTILSHPYQPALVGKDSWSAEDSTGVKYVQRMIARAQQGGGYVFYLYPNPNQNYITELKLSYVLPINNEWFLGAGMYEHHAAFSHTVSIDWQKRNELISQVRTMHYLAAVKGIPAVTDMMMDPNSSFQREGFYPFAVTGNGTILAFSSDKSLVGTNQLGLINSYGMSFVREGISLGKSGGGLMYMLTWDQNYQREVYVLDYVEPVGNDTYFASYMILED